The stretch of DNA ATGCTTACTTTTCAAGCAAGGAATACATCTTCTTGAGAGCATCTTCACATGGAAGTTTTGGATCATCAGTAAATGAAGAAACCTTGTGTTCTAACTTTAGCAGGTCTTGATACTCAAAGGCTGCTTCTCTTAGTGCATCAGCTTTGTTCTCTGGCCAATCGAAGTGCTTTAGTACTGCCCGCTCATCGACCTAATGTCAATCAACCCTTTCTCAGTGGTACTTCATTACGTTGTCATGtgatgtataaaaaaaatcagtgagGTAGCTTACCAAAAAGGATAGTTCTTCATCGAGCCAATTTACAAATGCAACAACGTCGTCGATATTTACAAACTTTGCTTCCCGGACCTCATTTGCTAGAGACTCGACAAATTCTCCTTGTGTCTCCACATCAGCTTTGACCTGAAACATTccattttttgtaaaataagatcattAGTTATTAAGCTTAAACTACCAACTACAACGAACTGAAGTAATAATGGGCTGCCAGAATTTGacagtatatatttatgaaaggTAGCTTCAGTTGAAAATACTTACAGCTAAGAGGAATGCTGATCTGTTCTCGATCTCTCCGACCATGTTGCTTCTCACATCAGAAACACTTGATGTCGTTGATCCCAGAGAAGTTGTGTCCTTCATGGCTTCACGCTTCATGAGACTTTGATAGAACTCTACAACCTCTGGAGCATGGTGTACCTTGTCACCACCAGCAAGGTTTCTAGGTAGCGATCCAGGGGGTGGAGGTGGGCCACCGAGGTTCCGAGGAGGTACACCTGGTGGTGGAGGTACACCACTTGTGGTGTTGACAGCTCCTGAGGCAGTGGCTGAGGGTGCAGGAGGTGGCCGAGGAACTCTTGGAGCTCTTTTCTCAATGTTTGCGAGTTTCGGTTGCGTCACCACTAGAGGGTTGTTCTGATTATCACTAGATTGGCCACTGGATTCAGCATTAGCTGTAGGAGCCTTCTCCTTTATTTGAGCAAGTTTTGGAGGGAGTGCAGCTTTTGGACCTGAGGTACTAACACCACCATATCTTTGTACTCTAGCTTTCTCGGCCTTCTCTTTTATCGTCTTCTCCCGTTCTGTGGCGAGTTTGTGCCTATCTTTATAAGCTGGATATTTCTCATCAGCAAAACCTGTTACAGTCTTTGACATCAACTGGAATGAGGATGCAACATTTGCCTCACCCATGATATCACTTGGATCTTGTTCCCTCTTTCCAAATGTTGTAATGCCCATATCATCTCCTGCATTTATGAGCATGAGAGCTTCCTTTGGTTTCTGGCTGTTACTCTTTGGGGACTCACTAGTAAGGGACTGTGTCGATGATGCTAAACTGCTCCTGTCATCCTTCCCTCTTCCCCACTTCTTGAGCTTTTGCATCAGATTGGGCCTTTTTCCAAAGAAGCTGTATCCGCTGGAAGAACTGTCAACTGAAACATTGTCCAAGTCTTCTCTTCTTGGTGAAGAAGGTGCAGAAAAAGCTTTTTCTAAGTCAGTGTCACCTTGACCTCGTTCTGATCCTGCATATTCCAGCATTAGCAGTTTGGCTCTCTCACGTGATTTTGGGCTCAGGGTCTTGTTGAGATCACGAGCAGAAATTTTGTCTGATGGTGTCTGGTAGTTGCGGAGCTCATATCTTACACACGCATTAACCCAACGCAGGTAAACCAACTCTTCTACTTCACTGAACCTGTTCGTTTGTAGGCCTTCCACTTGCTTTGTGAGGTCTTCGTTTGCATGCCTCAGCTTCTTCCTATCCTCTTGCAGCAACTTGATGGTGACGCTGAGCATGTCTATCTCCACCGTCTTCATCTTGAGCTGCTTGTGTAACTCAACAACGTCTGTCTCCTGTTCCTTGAGGCCATAATACTCCAACAGCTCGCCTTCAGGCttcacctccctctcctccagaTCACGCACATGTCCATGAAGCCTTTCTAGCTCAGAGTTACCATTGTTGTATCGAGAGCGTTCTTTGACATCAAACCTGTCGCTTGGTTGGGGGATGTCGATCTCTCTTGACAGGAGGCTCTCGCTCTCGGAGAGCATGTCATCATCATCTGAATGAGCTGAATTGATTATCCCGCTGATTGCTTTAACCTCTTCATTCtcttcctctttctccccctgaACCACAGCAATTGAAAACAAAAGTTAAAGTTATAAGTTTCAAGCTAGCAGAGAATAAACATGTACTTACATGTTCAGTGTAGCGAGTTTtatcctttcttttccttgaTTGGCCATCTGCAGAAGTTTATCAAGAGCTTCAGTGAGAAATTTAGATGAGCAGATTAAGGAAGTGTTGGTGCTAGAGAGCTGCAAGTATAGTACCTTTGCTACCACTGTTGGCTCTCTTAAGTGTTAAAGCTGTGACGGAGGCTACAACGACAACGCCTAACCTGACAAGCATGATTCCTTGCACTCATCACTATCCCAGGCAGGAGGGCCGATGACATACAGTGCTCTCTCTTCTCATCACAAACTGGCAAGCTATGACTATGAGAATGGCAAGCCAAGTATCTTGGGCTAGAgataatagatatatatattggaggaggagagctCCTTGCCTTCAAGGGTGAGTGAAAGCCACCAGAACATGTGGCTTGCAAATTCTTGCTTGCAATTTTGTCACTCTCCATATGTTTATTCCTTGTTTGCGAAAACAGATTGACTCATATAGTAGACAAGGTTCGGTTTTATGTGTGCTAGCAGTTTAGCTCTTACTAATAGCtgacaaaatttacatatgctGACTGCACGAGGAAGAAAGCATGcatcttaatttaatttgtcatCCACAAGTAGGCTTGTGGGCCTGTGGCTTGATAGCTAGCATGGTATGCAGGCTGTTTCCTGTGCACAAAAATGGGTGGTA from Oryza brachyantha chromosome 12, ObraRS2, whole genome shotgun sequence encodes:
- the LOC102701231 gene encoding protein CHUP1, chloroplastic-like, producing MLVRLGVVVVASVTALTLKRANSGSKDGQSRKRKDKTRYTEHGEKEEENEEVKAISGIINSAHSDDDDMLSESESLLSREIDIPQPSDRFDVKERSRYNNGNSELERLHGHVRDLEEREVKPEGELLEYYGLKEQETDVVELHKQLKMKTVEIDMLSVTIKLLQEDRKKLRHANEDLTKQVEGLQTNRFSEVEELVYLRWVNACVRYELRNYQTPSDKISARDLNKTLSPKSRERAKLLMLEYAGSERGQGDTDLEKAFSAPSSPRREDLDNVSVDSSSSGYSFFGKRPNLMQKLKKWGRGKDDRSSLASSTQSLTSESPKSNSQKPKEALMLINAGDDMGITTFGKREQDPSDIMGEANVASSFQLMSKTVTGFADEKYPAYKDRHKLATEREKTIKEKAEKARVQRYGGVSTSGPKAALPPKLAQIKEKAPTANAESSGQSSDNQNNPLVVTQPKLANIEKRAPRVPRPPPAPSATASGAVNTTSGVPPPPGVPPRNLGGPPPPPGSLPRNLAGGDKVHHAPEVVEFYQSLMKREAMKDTTSLGSTTSSVSDVRSNMVGEIENRSAFLLAVKADVETQGEFVESLANEVREAKFVNIDDVVAFVNWLDEELSFLVDERAVLKHFDWPENKADALREAAFEYQDLLKLEHKVSSFTDDPKLPCEDALKKMYSLLEKVEQSVYALLRTRDMATSRYREYGIPVDWLSDSGVVGKIKLESVQLAKKYMKRVATELDALLGTEKEPNREFLLLQGIRFAFRVHQFAGGFDEESMKTFEELRSKMSTQTSAPQISNA